A window from uncultured Desulfobacter sp. encodes these proteins:
- a CDS encoding toprim domain-containing protein, producing MYKNDNSNRVDEIVRALRDDSRLQLVDKGGYLRDGICPACGKKELYVRKSQPFRIACGRENKCGASWTAKELMPHLFENWEKRFPPTEESPNATASAYLREDRGFDITRCHTWYTQESHRLKSGDYVPTVRFYIDKGRTRYWERLIGKTKEDGQKAHFGGRRKQNGSLYQGDAWMPPGQTLKHGDSVFIVEGIFHAIALEHAGKKAAAAFTSNCFPANFINEHKSIGVKWILALDGDNAGRKYMKLHREKLLQIKEHVEICLLPDDGKDWDKLWYEGKLNDDFFDKCLYHGRLFTSCSVVEKAWHTFCRNPTQRILTIDYNNSLWEIEVDSKFAAELHEENIILTSPEGFERFRIACTVDQICTVFPRFVYIEKDELVGDQKYVFQVSYENKSDTHTIDIEGTSLSSAEAFHKALLNNTNGGMYSGSSKAFKAMTKKWFRRRMMTVKSIQYIGYEKKSGAWVFHDHAFLNGRKIAKNEFNYFDLGSIGVKPKMNTFEINTDGEFNPKWLPNYIRTFSNQGLCVLVFWLGSLFAQQIRAKQSSFPFLEFTGEAGAGKTTVLKFCWKLLGRGGSYEGLNINNTNKRAKRRLFEQISNLPMVIIESDQGSMVAGKSTQFNYESLKDLYEGGPPGTIAVATRDNATKSQNFLGTLVFSQNESVTGGEPILSRIVHLHADKKHHTNSTRELSRWFEQQKVSDVCGFLDVALKNEKNILDTVFSKFESMETFFEQRGVTHRRVIKCHAQVAAVAHAMKIIFPNFTDEMLRSFLDYLVDRALERTKRCEADHPTVDKFWDTFEFINGEMTGGSLNISKDKEEIVFNLNMFRAQCHAYSQELMDLTELKRLLPSSKRHKFVTKNKPVWSPTEQKTMRCWVFKAK from the coding sequence ATGTACAAAAATGATAACAGCAACCGGGTGGATGAAATTGTCCGGGCCCTCAGGGATGACTCTCGCCTGCAGTTAGTTGATAAGGGTGGATACCTAAGAGATGGCATCTGTCCCGCTTGCGGGAAAAAAGAGCTTTATGTCAGAAAATCACAGCCGTTCCGCATTGCCTGTGGGCGCGAAAACAAGTGTGGCGCATCCTGGACGGCAAAGGAACTGATGCCACACCTGTTCGAAAATTGGGAAAAACGATTTCCACCCACAGAAGAAAGCCCAAATGCCACAGCCAGTGCATATCTGCGTGAGGACCGTGGGTTTGATATTACCAGATGCCACACATGGTATACCCAGGAGAGCCATAGGCTTAAATCAGGCGATTATGTTCCTACTGTACGATTTTATATTGACAAAGGACGGACAAGATACTGGGAGCGCCTTATTGGTAAAACCAAAGAGGATGGTCAAAAAGCTCATTTTGGCGGACGCAGAAAACAGAATGGATCATTGTATCAAGGTGATGCATGGATGCCACCGGGACAGACCTTGAAACATGGTGACAGTGTTTTCATCGTTGAAGGCATTTTCCACGCAATCGCGCTTGAGCATGCAGGCAAAAAAGCGGCAGCGGCCTTTACATCTAATTGTTTTCCGGCAAATTTCATTAATGAGCATAAAAGTATAGGAGTTAAATGGATATTAGCTCTTGACGGAGACAACGCCGGCCGCAAGTACATGAAGTTACACCGGGAGAAACTCCTTCAAATAAAAGAACATGTTGAAATATGCCTTCTTCCTGATGATGGGAAAGACTGGGATAAACTATGGTATGAAGGCAAACTGAATGACGACTTTTTCGACAAGTGTTTATACCATGGACGTCTGTTTACCTCCTGCAGTGTAGTAGAAAAAGCTTGGCATACCTTCTGCCGGAATCCGACACAACGCATATTGACTATTGATTATAACAATTCGCTTTGGGAAATTGAGGTGGATTCAAAGTTTGCTGCAGAGCTTCACGAAGAAAACATCATTTTGACATCGCCGGAAGGATTCGAGCGGTTCCGTATAGCTTGCACAGTTGACCAAATCTGCACGGTTTTCCCACGATTCGTTTACATTGAAAAGGATGAACTGGTTGGTGACCAAAAATATGTTTTCCAAGTATCGTATGAAAACAAATCCGATACCCACACGATTGACATTGAGGGAACATCCTTAAGCAGTGCCGAGGCCTTCCACAAGGCGTTGCTCAATAATACAAACGGGGGGATGTATTCAGGCAGTTCCAAAGCATTCAAAGCTATGACTAAAAAATGGTTTCGGCGTCGAATGATGACTGTAAAATCAATACAGTACATAGGCTACGAAAAAAAGTCAGGGGCCTGGGTGTTCCATGACCATGCCTTTCTTAACGGCCGGAAGATCGCAAAGAATGAGTTTAATTATTTTGACTTGGGGTCTATAGGCGTCAAACCAAAAATGAACACATTCGAGATCAACACTGATGGAGAATTCAATCCAAAATGGTTGCCGAACTATATACGTACATTCAGTAATCAGGGGCTATGCGTTCTTGTCTTCTGGCTTGGCAGTCTGTTCGCACAGCAGATCAGGGCAAAACAAAGCAGTTTTCCTTTCCTGGAGTTCACAGGCGAAGCCGGCGCAGGAAAGACAACGGTACTTAAATTTTGCTGGAAATTGCTTGGCCGCGGTGGAAGTTACGAAGGGTTGAATATCAACAACACAAATAAAAGGGCAAAAAGAAGACTTTTTGAACAAATCTCAAATTTACCCATGGTCATCATCGAATCTGACCAGGGCAGCATGGTCGCAGGTAAATCAACGCAGTTCAACTATGAATCGCTGAAAGATCTATATGAAGGTGGCCCTCCTGGAACAATAGCTGTCGCCACCAGGGACAATGCCACAAAATCACAGAATTTTTTAGGCACATTGGTATTTAGCCAGAATGAGTCAGTCACTGGTGGAGAACCGATACTTTCCAGAATCGTTCATTTGCATGCAGATAAAAAACACCATACCAACAGCACAAGGGAACTTTCCAGGTGGTTCGAACAACAGAAAGTATCTGATGTTTGCGGCTTCCTTGATGTTGCGCTTAAAAACGAAAAGAACATTCTTGATACCGTGTTTTCAAAATTCGAATCCATGGAGACATTTTTTGAACAGCGCGGGGTTACTCACAGGCGCGTCATAAAATGTCATGCCCAGGTTGCAGCGGTGGCACACGCCATGAAAATCATTTTTCCGAATTTCACAGATGAAATGCTTCGTTCGTTTTTAGACTATCTGGTTGACAGGGCGCTTGAAAGGACAAAGCGATGCGAGGCGGATCATCCGACCGTAGATAAATTCTGGGACACTTTTGAATTCATAAATGGAGAAATGACAGGCGGTAGCCTGAATATCTCCAAGGATAAAGAAGAAATCGTTTTCAACTTAAACATGTTCAGGGCTCAGTGCCATGCCTACAGTCAGGAACTCATGGATTTGACAGAATTAAAAAGATTATTGCCATCCAGTAAACGACACAAATTCGTCACCAAAAATAAGCCTGTATGGAGTCCGACTGAACAAAAAACCATGCGGTGCTGGGTTTTTAAGGCCAAATAG
- a CDS encoding DNA adenine methylase, which yields MKSPLAYIGGKSKLSKQIISYMPDHKAYCEVFAGGAWVFFRKTPSKVEIINDLDGDLVSFYRVVQNHLEEFLKQFKWLLASREWFEDWKSQLDGRGLTDIQKAARYYYLQRLAFGGRVRNRSYGVQTDGPPRINLLRLEEEMSEVYLRLSGVQIENMSWKDLITRYDKPDILFYCDPPYYQCPDYKHNFDLDDFQDLAEALSGIQGKFMLSINDHPTIREVFSAFNAKEVTLQYTVSQTGPTDAKELIFSNFDLKEYKELDLFTV from the coding sequence ATGAAAAGTCCCCTTGCCTACATCGGAGGCAAATCAAAACTATCGAAACAAATCATTTCATACATGCCCGATCACAAAGCTTATTGCGAAGTCTTTGCCGGCGGCGCATGGGTGTTTTTTAGAAAAACACCGTCCAAAGTTGAAATCATCAACGACCTGGACGGGGACCTGGTCTCTTTTTACAGGGTGGTGCAAAATCACCTTGAAGAATTTTTAAAACAATTCAAGTGGCTGCTTGCGTCCCGGGAGTGGTTTGAAGACTGGAAATCCCAACTTGATGGCCGGGGTTTGACCGACATCCAAAAAGCGGCCAGGTATTATTACCTCCAGCGCCTGGCATTTGGCGGCAGAGTTCGGAACCGTTCGTATGGCGTCCAAACAGATGGACCACCAAGAATAAATCTCCTGCGCCTTGAAGAAGAGATGTCCGAGGTTTACCTTCGCCTGTCCGGCGTCCAGATTGAAAACATGTCCTGGAAAGATCTCATTACCAGGTACGACAAGCCGGATATTTTGTTTTACTGTGACCCGCCATATTATCAATGCCCGGATTACAAGCACAACTTTGACCTGGACGACTTTCAAGACCTGGCCGAAGCGCTGTCAGGGATCCAGGGCAAATTCATGTTAAGCATCAATGACCATCCAACTATTCGCGAAGTATTCAGTGCGTTCAACGCCAAAGAGGTAACCTTGCAATACACAGTCTCCCAGACAGGCCCGACCGATGCTAAAGAATTGATCTTCTCAAACTTCGATCTGAAAGAGTACAAAGAGCTCGACCTGTTCACTGTTTAA
- a CDS encoding helix-turn-helix domain-containing protein, translated as MLKQNMTPQEIINTLKDLGISQSGLARDLNRSPSHVGRVINDPKRSWPMACHIAKALGKKPEEVWPEIFAPNQQAPKVGRPLGRGIFTHNAAQCFES; from the coding sequence ATGCTAAAGCAAAACATGACTCCTCAAGAAATCATCAACACCCTTAAAGACCTTGGTATAAGTCAATCCGGTCTTGCAAGGGATCTTAACCGTTCCCCTTCCCATGTCGGCCGGGTGATAAATGACCCGAAACGCAGCTGGCCTATGGCATGCCACATTGCCAAAGCACTTGGCAAAAAACCGGAAGAGGTATGGCCCGAAATATTTGCGCCGAATCAGCAAGCCCCTAAGGTTGGCAGACCTTTGGGACGGGGTATTTTTACTCATAATGCGGCGCAATGTTTCGAAAGTTAA
- a CDS encoding helix-turn-helix domain-containing protein has protein sequence MSRKKTQISELDLSTIGGRIAYIRLTNNLSQAQFAEKTGFSKGNVGGLETHKYEPSYKAITRLIELFKVEPNWLLFGETAQKTNETQEPLSQNQSVIAEHQDIVKGFKRPEKTKEINEDLLILGEIDQDGFDEVHEIIKRKIERKSSLKKTRKIRRGPREIQSSAQKNRANGK, from the coding sequence ATGTCAAGAAAAAAAACACAGATATCAGAGTTAGACTTGTCAACTATAGGTGGACGTATTGCTTATATTCGCCTTACCAACAATCTAAGCCAGGCTCAATTTGCTGAAAAAACAGGGTTTTCAAAAGGGAATGTTGGTGGACTGGAAACCCATAAATACGAACCTTCATACAAGGCCATCACCAGGCTCATTGAATTGTTTAAAGTAGAACCCAATTGGTTACTATTTGGAGAGACCGCCCAAAAAACTAATGAAACTCAAGAACCATTATCCCAAAATCAATCCGTAATAGCAGAGCATCAAGATATCGTTAAAGGATTTAAGCGTCCTGAAAAAACAAAGGAAATCAATGAAGATCTGCTGATTTTGGGAGAGATTGACCAGGATGGATTCGACGAAGTGCATGAGATCATAAAACGGAAAATAGAAAGAAAGAGTTCCTTAAAAAAAACTCGAAAAATCCGCCGGGGTCCGAGAGAAATACAATCCTCAGCCCAAAAGAACCGCGCCAATGGGAAGTAA
- a CDS encoding phage regulatory CII family protein — protein MLYSDDQIKILEAVQASVKKHGVKMLASKLFITPQTLYADVDPKSIGRRTNKLGVLDWQVILSESKDLSSLDALEQSLGRIGLPVPIPSEDMADKSWVEYCALVVKESGEAVAEVAKAIVDGLIDDTELSNCIKETYEAMEAQAALYLALKKLEETRNIPLY, from the coding sequence ATGCTGTATTCCGATGACCAAATCAAAATTCTGGAAGCTGTTCAGGCATCAGTAAAAAAGCACGGCGTCAAGATGCTGGCATCAAAGCTGTTTATCACTCCACAGACTTTATATGCGGATGTGGATCCCAAAAGTATTGGCCGCAGGACGAATAAGCTTGGGGTATTGGACTGGCAGGTGATCCTTTCAGAATCCAAAGACCTGTCAAGCCTTGATGCGCTGGAGCAGTCATTAGGGCGTATCGGCCTTCCGGTGCCGATTCCTTCCGAAGATATGGCAGACAAATCATGGGTTGAGTACTGCGCTCTGGTTGTCAAAGAGTCTGGTGAAGCGGTGGCGGAAGTCGCAAAGGCCATTGTTGATGGACTCATTGACGATACAGAGTTAAGCAATTGTATCAAAGAAACATATGAGGCGATGGAAGCCCAGGCCGCATTATACCTGGCCCTGAAAAAATTGGAAGAAACCAGAAATATACCATTGTATTGA